A genomic segment from Rickettsia endosymbiont of Lasioglossum villosulum encodes:
- the topA gene encoding type I DNA topoisomerase, producing MKLVIVESPAKAKTINKYLGDEFKVIASFGHIRDLPSKKGSVIPDENFSMKYDISEKAGKYVDAIIKDAKKAESVYLATDPDREGESISWHIAEVIKEKNKVKSDDFFKRVAFNEITKKAITHAIENPRKLDNNLVNAQQARRALDYLVGFTLSPLLWRKLPGCKSAGRVQSVALRLICEREDEIERFKSEEYWDISLKMLNSNNELFTAKLTHINDQKLEKFSITNNKEAKDLTEKLKSQNFHVDKIEKKQQKRQPQLPFITSSLQQEAARKLGFSAKKTMQIAQKLYEGVDIGKETIGLITYMRTDGVTLSNDAVDEIRKLINKDYGDKYLPSSPRICKSKVKNAQEAHEAIRPTNINYIPNDLKEKLEKDYYKLYELIWKRTIACQMENVIMDLVNATLASENKEYLARANGSTIAFDGFYKVYRESIDDEAEEENKMLPPLKEQEHLKTKEIVPNQHFTEPPPRYSEASLVKKLEELGIGRPSTYATILSVLQDRKYVTLEKKRFMPEELGRLVTVFLVGFFKKYVEYDFTAGLENELDEIAAGRLEWKSALGNFWNGFNHNIESVSKQNITEIISYVQQALDYHIFGENKDSKVCPSCKTGELSLKLGKFGAFLACSNYPECNFRKSIVSGNDNNEADGEAKDIVNENKVLGKDKEGVEIYLKKGPYGPYVQYGEQVDSKIKPKRSPLPAGLNQNDITLDMALKLLSLPLKIGNHKESGEEVLVGYGKFGPYIKYIGKFISIPKKYDFLNLSLDDAMKLIEEKLSAIAAKQPNPLNMDEVTNLVDKKIKVKKTKK from the coding sequence ATGAAATTAGTAATAGTAGAATCGCCAGCAAAGGCAAAAACAATAAATAAATATTTAGGTGATGAATTTAAAGTTATTGCCTCATTTGGTCATATTAGAGATCTTCCATCTAAAAAAGGTTCTGTAATACCTGATGAAAATTTTTCAATGAAATATGATATTTCAGAGAAAGCAGGTAAATATGTGGATGCAATAATTAAAGATGCAAAAAAAGCTGAGTCAGTATATCTTGCAACCGATCCAGATCGTGAGGGTGAATCCATCTCATGGCATATTGCAGAAGTAATTAAAGAAAAAAATAAAGTCAAATCCGATGATTTTTTTAAGCGAGTAGCGTTTAACGAAATTACCAAAAAAGCAATTACTCATGCTATAGAAAATCCAAGAAAACTTGACAATAATTTAGTAAATGCTCAGCAAGCACGAAGAGCTTTAGACTATTTAGTTGGCTTTACACTTTCACCTCTCTTATGGCGTAAGCTTCCTGGGTGTAAATCAGCGGGGCGTGTACAGTCTGTAGCACTTCGTTTAATATGTGAACGTGAAGATGAGATAGAGCGGTTTAAGTCGGAAGAATATTGGGATATTAGCCTTAAAATGCTAAATAGTAATAATGAGCTATTTACCGCTAAATTAACCCATATAAACGACCAAAAGCTAGAAAAGTTTTCGATTACTAATAATAAAGAAGCAAAAGATTTAACTGAAAAGCTTAAATCTCAAAATTTTCATGTCGATAAGATAGAAAAGAAACAGCAAAAACGTCAACCACAACTGCCTTTCATTACTTCATCCCTGCAACAAGAAGCTGCACGAAAATTAGGTTTTAGTGCTAAAAAGACCATGCAAATAGCTCAAAAATTGTATGAGGGTGTAGATATCGGTAAGGAAACTATCGGGCTTATTACTTATATGAGAACTGATGGCGTTACCTTATCAAACGATGCGGTAGATGAAATACGTAAATTAATAAATAAGGATTATGGCGATAAATATTTACCAAGCAGTCCTCGTATTTGTAAATCGAAAGTAAAAAACGCTCAAGAAGCTCATGAAGCTATAAGACCGACAAATATTAACTATATCCCTAATGATTTAAAGGAAAAGCTAGAGAAAGATTATTATAAGCTTTATGAATTAATTTGGAAAAGGACTATAGCCTGCCAAATGGAAAATGTCATAATGGATTTAGTAAATGCAACTTTAGCTTCAGAAAATAAGGAATATTTGGCAAGAGCGAACGGATCAACTATAGCTTTTGATGGGTTTTATAAAGTCTATCGCGAAAGTATAGACGATGAGGCTGAAGAAGAAAATAAGATGCTGCCGCCTTTAAAAGAACAAGAGCATTTGAAAACTAAAGAGATTGTTCCAAATCAGCATTTCACCGAACCACCGCCACGATATTCAGAAGCTAGCTTAGTGAAAAAGCTTGAAGAGCTTGGAATTGGTCGTCCATCAACTTATGCTACTATTTTATCAGTTTTACAAGATCGTAAATATGTGACGTTAGAGAAAAAGCGTTTTATGCCTGAAGAGCTAGGGCGTTTGGTAACAGTGTTTTTAGTTGGTTTCTTCAAAAAATATGTTGAATATGATTTTACAGCAGGGCTTGAAAATGAGCTAGATGAAATAGCTGCTGGCAGACTTGAATGGAAATCTGCTTTAGGTAATTTTTGGAATGGCTTTAACCACAATATAGAATCTGTAAGTAAGCAAAACATTACAGAAATTATTAGCTATGTACAGCAAGCTCTTGATTATCATATATTTGGAGAAAATAAAGACTCTAAAGTTTGTCCCTCATGCAAAACTGGTGAGCTAAGCTTAAAGCTTGGTAAATTTGGGGCATTTTTAGCGTGCAGTAATTACCCTGAATGTAATTTTAGAAAATCTATTGTTAGTGGTAATGATAATAATGAAGCTGATGGGGAGGCTAAAGATATTGTTAATGAAAACAAAGTTTTAGGCAAGGATAAAGAGGGAGTAGAAATATATTTGAAAAAAGGACCTTATGGACCTTATGTCCAATATGGTGAGCAAGTTGATAGCAAAATAAAGCCAAAACGTTCACCTTTACCTGCTGGTTTAAATCAAAATGATATCACTCTTGATATGGCATTAAAGCTTTTGAGTTTACCGCTTAAAATCGGTAATCATAAAGAGAGTGGTGAAGAAGTTTTAGTCGGGTATGGTAAGTTTGGTCCATATATAAAATATATAGG
- the dprA gene encoding DNA-processing protein DprA, which produces MLKELFSAPTSKISYDLETINILRLIRSENVGPKTFYSLIKLFGDAATSIENIGDFSLRGGKSKPIKIFSKSDAEKELELLKKNNAKLITYKSLEYSRLLFEIYDPPPVLSYKGNIDLLNHHKCIAIVGARNASANGRSFAHKIAAELTEEGYVTVSGLARGIDSSVHQAATSKTIGVIAGGIDHIYPPENKKLFENLAEEGLIIAELPVGSTPLGKHFPQRNRIISSLALATVVIEASLKSGSLITARFALEQNREIFAVPGFPLDPRCQGTNKLIRQGAYLVESVNDIVANLPQYEEFIKKDESLFKDFAELDANFKPLNTMQIKEPSEKERAAVIELLSAVPIDFDYLQKMTELPLPIIYTIILELELAGKAM; this is translated from the coding sequence ATGCTAAAAGAACTATTTTCTGCTCCTACTTCTAAAATATCTTATGATCTTGAAACAATTAATATTTTACGGCTTATTAGGAGTGAAAATGTAGGACCTAAAACTTTCTATAGCTTAATAAAGTTATTTGGTGATGCAGCAACTAGCATAGAAAATATTGGGGATTTTTCACTAAGGGGTGGAAAATCAAAGCCGATTAAGATTTTTAGTAAAAGTGATGCTGAGAAAGAATTAGAACTGCTTAAAAAAAATAATGCTAAACTTATCACATATAAATCTCTAGAATATTCACGATTATTATTTGAAATTTATGATCCCCCGCCGGTATTAAGCTATAAAGGTAATATAGATTTACTAAATCATCATAAATGTATTGCGATAGTTGGAGCTAGAAACGCCTCAGCAAATGGGAGAAGCTTTGCTCATAAAATTGCTGCCGAGTTAACAGAAGAGGGGTATGTAACTGTTTCAGGCTTAGCAAGAGGAATAGATAGCAGTGTGCATCAAGCAGCAACTTCTAAAACTATTGGAGTTATTGCTGGTGGTATTGATCATATATATCCACCAGAAAACAAAAAATTATTTGAAAATTTAGCAGAAGAGGGATTAATAATAGCTGAATTACCTGTAGGATCTACGCCACTTGGTAAGCATTTCCCGCAACGTAATAGAATAATATCTAGTCTTGCTCTTGCTACAGTAGTAATAGAAGCGAGCCTAAAATCTGGCTCTTTAATTACTGCAAGATTTGCTCTTGAACAAAACAGAGAAATTTTTGCCGTGCCAGGTTTTCCTTTAGATCCAAGATGTCAAGGTACAAATAAACTTATTAGACAAGGTGCATATTTAGTAGAATCGGTTAATGATATTGTAGCTAATTTGCCGCAATATGAAGAATTTATCAAGAAAGATGAAAGCTTATTTAAAGATTTTGCTGAGTTAGATGCTAATTTTAAACCACTAAATACAATGCAGATAAAAGAACCATCAGAAAAAGAGCGTGCTGCTGTTATAGAATTATTATCTGCGGTACCTATAGATTTTGATTATTTGCAAAAAATGACGGAATTACCGCTGCCTATTATATATACAATAATATTAGAATTAGAGCTTGCTGGTAAAGCAATGTGA
- a CDS encoding peroxiredoxin, giving the protein MKVFVGKPAPDFTATAIMPNNNVEGEFTLSRYAKGHKIILFFYPLDFTFVCPSEIIAFHNKLGEFTERNTKVVSVSVDSHFSHLAWKNTPHSKGGLGRVQFPMVSDLKKEISSMYNVLNDGGISLRGTFLIDEDFVVRHMLVNDLPIGRDINYTLKVIDALAHNQKHGEVCPAGWHKGEEAITPSHEGIAHYLSSHAEKL; this is encoded by the coding sequence ATGAAAGTATTTGTTGGCAAACCTGCTCCAGATTTTACAGCTACAGCAATTATGCCTAATAATAATGTAGAAGGTGAATTTACTCTTAGCCGTTATGCTAAAGGACATAAAATTATATTGTTCTTTTACCCGTTAGATTTTACTTTTGTATGTCCATCGGAAATTATAGCATTTCATAATAAACTTGGTGAGTTTACTGAAAGAAATACTAAAGTAGTGTCAGTTAGTGTTGATTCACATTTTAGCCATTTAGCTTGGAAAAATACTCCTCATAGCAAAGGTGGGCTTGGACGAGTTCAATTCCCAATGGTTTCTGATCTTAAAAAAGAAATTTCTTCAATGTATAACGTGCTTAATGATGGTGGTATTTCACTACGTGGTACTTTTCTAATAGATGAAGATTTTGTAGTACGTCATATGTTAGTTAATGATTTGCCAATCGGTCGTGATATTAATTATACCTTGAAAGTAATAGATGCATTAGCTCATAATCAAAAACATGGTGAAGTTTGCCCAGCAGGTTGGCATAAAGGTGAGGAAGCTATTACTCCATCGCATGAGGGTATCGCACATTACTTAAGCTCACATGCAGAGAAATTATAG
- a CDS encoding polyprenyl synthetase family protein, whose amino-acid sequence MDIIVKIQQDLKDEVTQLNNLIISCLKSDEELIEKVGKYLLEAGGKRIRPLLTIITAKMFDYNGDSHIKLASAVEFIHTATLLHDDVVDDSTLRRFKPTANVIWGSKTSILVGDFLFSQSFKLMVASGSIKAMNVLAKASAIISEGEVVQLVKLNERRLINIEEYQQIVKSKTAELFGASCSVGAIIANQSDDISKDMEEFGRLLGTIFQVIDDLLDYLGNDKQVGKNIGDDFLEGKVTLPLIFLYDKLEKDDKAHLKNMIKSDNRTKEEFVQICDLMVKHKISKDIINHLNSLENEAISLLNKIPVQNIYKEYLFSIIRFILDRSY is encoded by the coding sequence ATGGATATTATAGTAAAAATACAGCAAGATTTAAAAGATGAAGTAACACAGTTAAATAACTTGATTATTAGCTGTTTAAAAAGTGATGAAGAGTTAATAGAGAAAGTCGGTAAATATTTACTGGAAGCAGGTGGCAAACGAATTCGTCCTCTATTAACTATCATAACTGCTAAAATGTTTGATTATAATGGTGATAGCCATATAAAGCTTGCTAGTGCCGTGGAATTTATTCATACAGCAACATTACTTCATGACGATGTAGTAGATGATAGTACACTCCGAAGATTTAAGCCAACTGCTAACGTTATTTGGGGAAGTAAAACAAGTATTTTAGTCGGTGATTTTCTTTTTAGCCAATCATTTAAGTTAATGGTAGCTTCCGGTTCTATTAAAGCCATGAATGTTTTAGCAAAAGCTTCAGCGATAATTTCAGAAGGTGAGGTAGTGCAGCTAGTTAAGCTAAACGAGCGTCGTCTTATAAATATAGAAGAATATCAGCAAATTGTTAAATCCAAAACAGCCGAATTATTTGGTGCTTCTTGCTCTGTTGGAGCTATCATAGCAAATCAGAGTGATGATATTTCTAAAGATATGGAAGAGTTTGGAAGATTACTTGGCACTATATTTCAGGTTATAGATGATCTGCTTGATTATCTCGGTAATGATAAGCAGGTAGGAAAAAATATCGGTGATGATTTTTTAGAGGGGAAAGTTACACTACCGCTAATTTTCTTATATGACAAATTAGAGAAAGATGACAAAGCCCATCTTAAAAATATGATAAAGTCAGATAATCGTACTAAGGAAGAATTTGTACAAATATGTGATTTGATGGTAAAGCATAAAATTAGTAAGGATATTATAAATCATCTGAATAGCTTGGAAAATGAAGCTATTAGCTTGCTTAACAAAATCCCCGTTCAAAATATTTATAAAGAATATTTATTTTCTATTATTAGGTTTATTTTGGACAGATCGTATTAG
- the tlc3 gene encoding nucleotide exchange transporter Tlc3, whose product MLPPKTFFEKVKEIIWPIERKELKLFIPMALMMLCILFNFGALRSIKDSLVVPSMGAEIISFLKLWLVLPSCVIFTILYVKLSNKFNFEYVFYIIVGSFLLFFLFFAYIIYPNQEAYHPNDEIISSLITSYPNFKWFIKIASKWSYGLMYIFAELWSAVVINLMFWQFANHIFDTNKAKRFYPVLGMVGNMGLILAGSVLVFFSGNKIIDPELLPNSFDASVNLTSQTTEMLQPIMSIIVAAGVISMLLFRVINKFILTDSINVLDSKKVKAKTKTKLSVLESIKLVINSKYIGRIALLIICYGLLINIVEGPWKAKVKELYPNTIDYVHFMGRFNILMGISCVTFMIIGSNILRRLGWFVSALLTPIMLSITGLMFFIFIIFIEEIGSCFGNFNLLYAAIIVGAIQNILSKSSKYSLFDSTKEMAYIPLSLELRTKGKAAVEVIGTKFGKSLGAFIQSLIFIIIPTATFDSIIIYLLIIFIVMISLWIWDVVKLNKEYTELCK is encoded by the coding sequence ATGTTGCCGCCCAAAACCTTTTTTGAGAAAGTTAAGGAAATAATTTGGCCAATAGAAAGAAAGGAATTAAAGCTTTTCATACCTATGGCATTAATGATGCTATGTATTCTTTTCAATTTCGGAGCATTGCGTTCTATAAAGGATAGCTTAGTAGTACCCTCTATGGGAGCAGAGATTATTAGCTTTTTAAAATTATGGCTAGTATTACCCTCATGCGTGATCTTTACAATACTTTACGTTAAGCTCAGTAATAAATTCAATTTCGAATATGTTTTTTACATTATAGTTGGTAGCTTTCTATTATTTTTCTTATTTTTTGCTTATATTATTTATCCGAATCAGGAAGCTTATCATCCTAATGATGAAATAATAAGTAGCTTGATAACATCTTACCCTAACTTCAAATGGTTTATTAAAATAGCCAGTAAATGGAGCTATGGGCTTATGTATATCTTTGCAGAGTTATGGAGTGCTGTAGTTATAAACTTAATGTTTTGGCAGTTTGCTAACCATATTTTTGATACTAATAAAGCAAAGAGATTTTATCCAGTCCTTGGGATGGTTGGTAATATGGGACTAATACTTGCAGGTAGTGTACTCGTGTTTTTCTCAGGTAATAAAATAATAGATCCGGAATTATTACCAAATTCTTTCGATGCATCAGTTAATTTAACCTCTCAAACAACAGAGATGCTACAACCTATTATGTCAATAATTGTTGCAGCGGGTGTTATCTCTATGCTGCTATTTAGAGTAATAAATAAATTTATTTTGACTGATTCTATAAATGTTTTAGATTCAAAGAAAGTTAAGGCTAAAACAAAAACCAAACTTTCAGTTTTGGAAAGTATTAAGCTAGTAATTAACTCAAAATATATAGGTCGTATTGCCTTATTAATAATCTGTTATGGGTTATTAATTAATATCGTAGAAGGACCTTGGAAAGCAAAAGTAAAAGAACTATATCCAAATACTATAGATTATGTTCATTTTATGGGTAGGTTTAATATCTTGATGGGCATATCATGCGTTACTTTCATGATAATAGGCAGCAACATCCTTAGAAGACTAGGTTGGTTTGTCTCTGCATTATTGACACCTATTATGCTATCTATAACCGGTTTAATGTTTTTTATTTTCATAATTTTTATCGAAGAAATAGGTTCATGTTTTGGTAATTTTAACCTTTTATATGCCGCAATAATTGTTGGAGCAATTCAAAATATCCTGAGTAAATCCTCTAAATACTCACTCTTTGATTCAACAAAAGAAATGGCATATATCCCGTTATCGCTTGAACTTAGAACTAAGGGTAAAGCTGCTGTAGAAGTAATAGGTACAAAATTTGGTAAATCACTCGGTGCATTTATTCAGTCCTTAATATTTATAATTATTCCTACTGCTACTTTTGACTCTATAATAATATATCTATTAATAATTTTTATAGTTATGATTAGCTTATGGATTTGGGATGTTGTAAAATTGAATAAGGAATATACTGAGTTGTGTAAGTGA
- a CDS encoding AmpG family muropeptide MFS transporter: MSRSLSIIWLFGLISGFNIMITGNTLNYWLAKENIALQTIGLLSLITLPYSINFLFAPIFDSLKIKYLDKIFGHRLSWICLTSIALVFFVYILSFLNPFDNLLLFASISLIISFFSSMQDTILSAFRTEIVNKESLGFASGIYIFGYRFGMLLANSGAIYLSIYLTFNEIYKIFAILIFIYLILLIVGVKYCRFNQNKYIEQTTNNNNESTFAFIRNILKPIGSISFIILILVFLILYRLPDNFINVMINPFLLHLNYDAFEIASVGKFWGVMGAIVGGLLGGFIMKKKNILDSILLFGIIHALAHILFIILKIYGKNPTLLFITIGAESITGGMTMTAYIAFISSLCQGKFRATQYSFFSSMMGISRSIFPIISGYIVVNFGWQNFFLFTTIITIPSLLVLLKIKNKLQQ; the protein is encoded by the coding sequence ATGTCACGCAGTTTATCTATTATTTGGTTATTTGGACTTATTAGCGGCTTTAATATAATGATTACCGGTAATACATTAAATTATTGGCTTGCTAAAGAGAATATAGCTTTGCAAACGATAGGTTTACTATCACTTATAACTTTGCCCTATTCTATCAATTTTTTATTTGCCCCAATTTTCGATAGTTTAAAGATTAAATATTTAGACAAAATTTTTGGTCATAGATTATCTTGGATTTGCTTAACTTCCATAGCCCTAGTATTTTTTGTATATATTTTAAGCTTTTTAAATCCTTTTGATAATTTATTATTATTTGCCTCTATCTCATTGATTATTTCATTTTTTAGCTCTATGCAAGATACTATATTAAGTGCTTTTAGGACAGAAATAGTTAATAAGGAATCTCTTGGTTTTGCCTCAGGAATATATATATTTGGTTACCGATTCGGTATGCTCCTCGCAAACTCAGGAGCTATATATTTATCTATATATTTAACGTTCAACGAAATATATAAAATTTTTGCAATTTTAATATTTATTTATCTTATTTTACTTATAGTTGGTGTAAAATATTGCAGATTTAATCAAAATAAATATATAGAGCAAACCACGAATAATAATAATGAAAGTACTTTTGCTTTTATAAGGAATATTCTGAAACCGATAGGCTCTATCTCTTTTATTATCCTCATATTAGTCTTCCTAATATTATATAGACTACCCGACAATTTTATTAATGTCATGATCAACCCGTTTTTACTTCATTTAAATTATGATGCTTTTGAAATAGCAAGTGTCGGGAAGTTTTGGGGAGTTATGGGTGCTATCGTTGGTGGATTACTCGGCGGTTTTATTATGAAGAAAAAGAATATATTAGATAGCATACTACTATTTGGTATTATTCATGCTTTAGCTCATATATTATTTATTATTCTTAAAATATATGGAAAAAATCCCACACTATTATTTATTACAATAGGAGCAGAAAGTATTACGGGCGGCATGACGATGACAGCTTACATTGCTTTTATCTCATCATTATGTCAAGGCAAGTTTCGTGCTACACAATATTCATTCTTTTCATCAATGATGGGTATTTCTAGATCAATTTTTCCAATAATTTCAGGTTATATAGTAGTAAATTTTGGCTGGCAAAATTTCTTTTTATTTACTACTATTATAACTATTCCATCTTTACTAGTATTATTAAAAATAAAAAATAAATTACAACAATGA
- a CDS encoding LysE/ArgO family amino acid transporter — MSEILNAFFHAILLALGLIVPLGVQNIFIFNQGATHQKFQKVLPSIISASICDTILICSAVFGLSLIIFEIPTLKLAIFVLGFIFLLYMGYNTWNQPPLDLTNNSNALSAKKQILFAISVSILNPHAIMDTIVVIGTSALKYQGLIKTIFTLTCVLVSWLWFFSLGFAGYNIRKLNKSSTILAIVNKIAAIIIWAVALYIGIQILYEVGFIN; from the coding sequence ATGAGCGAAATATTAAATGCATTTTTTCATGCAATATTATTAGCACTTGGCTTAATTGTACCTTTAGGAGTGCAGAATATTTTTATATTCAATCAAGGAGCTACACATCAAAAATTTCAAAAAGTTTTACCTAGTATAATATCAGCTTCTATATGCGATACTATTCTTATCTGCTCTGCCGTTTTTGGTTTGTCTTTAATAATTTTTGAAATCCCTACCCTAAAACTTGCTATATTTGTCTTGGGATTTATTTTTTTATTATATATGGGATATAATACTTGGAATCAGCCACCTCTTGATCTTACTAATAACTCGAACGCACTTTCAGCTAAAAAACAGATTCTATTTGCTATATCAGTATCAATATTAAATCCACATGCAATTATGGATACAATAGTAGTAATAGGTACAAGTGCCTTAAAATATCAGGGACTTATAAAAACTATATTTACTTTAACTTGCGTGCTTGTATCTTGGTTATGGTTTTTCTCTTTAGGTTTTGCTGGTTATAATATTAGAAAGCTGAATAAAAGTAGCACAATTTTAGCTATAGTTAATAAAATAGCAGCTATTATAATTTGGGCAGTAGCTCTTTATATAGGAATACAAATATTATATGAAGTCGGTTTTATTAACTAG
- a CDS encoding uroporphyrinogen-III synthase: MKSVLLTRSLEANLETTQEIGKYFHYINCPIIKYKTLDFDANILKNYSNIIITSKYAATIIAEYELNHNIWVVGDKSREILINKGFKIAYAGKNVDDLMQHFPDDLYEQAIYLSSNEITKDLPDKIKRYIIYNVEYLNELPLSVVKELKNSVDFILVYSQNSAKTLLKLLNENNLLEYLQNSLVIAISSKVANIVRPFFKNVVYCDDQNPNDLIKLLFENAKIQ; this comes from the coding sequence ATGAAGTCGGTTTTATTAACTAGAAGCTTAGAAGCTAATTTAGAAACTACCCAGGAAATAGGTAAATATTTTCATTATATTAATTGCCCTATAATTAAGTATAAAACTTTAGATTTTGATGCTAATATTTTAAAAAACTACTCAAATATAATAATAACTAGCAAATATGCCGCCACAATTATTGCTGAATATGAATTAAATCATAACATTTGGGTGGTGGGTGATAAATCAAGAGAGATATTAATAAATAAAGGCTTTAAAATAGCCTATGCCGGTAAAAACGTCGATGATTTGATGCAGCATTTTCCGGATGATTTGTATGAACAAGCTATATATCTATCTTCAAATGAAATCACTAAAGATTTGCCTGATAAAATAAAACGTTATATTATTTATAATGTAGAATATTTAAATGAGCTTCCGTTATCTGTTGTAAAAGAACTTAAAAATTCTGTTGATTTTATTTTAGTTTATTCTCAAAATAGTGCTAAGACTCTGTTAAAATTATTGAATGAAAATAATTTATTAGAATATTTACAAAATAGTTTAGTTATAGCTATAAGTTCAAAAGTTGCAAATATAGTTAGACCTTTTTTTAAAAATGTGGTTTATTGTGATGACCAAAATCCTAATGATTTAATCAAATTATTATTTGAAA